The segment TACGCCGCCAGCCAGCTTCGCGCCCACTTCGACCTGCTGAAGTCCTCGGTGTTCGGCAATCCGCATTCCACGAGCAGCGCCTCGCTGGCCGCGACCGACTGGCTGGCGAAGGCGCGCGAGCAGGTGCTCCGCTTCTTCCATGCCTCGCCCGACGAGTACTTCGTCGTGTTCACATCGAACGCGAGCGGCGCGCTCAAGCTGGTCGGCGAGTCCTATCCCTTCGAGGCGGGGAGCCGCTTCCTCCTCACGATCGACAACCACAATTCCGTGAACGGCATCCGCGAGTTCGCCCGCGCCCGGGGCGCCGAGGTCGAGTACGGCCCCATCCGCATGCCGGAGCTTCGGGTGGACCGCGCCGCGCTGTCGCAGCAGCTCGGGAACGCCCGGCGCGATCGGCCGAACCTGTTCGCGTTCCCGGCCCAGTCCAACTTCTCCGGCGTGCAGCATCCGCTGGAGCTGATCGACGAGGCGCACGACGCGGGGTGGGACGTGCTGCTGGATGCCGCGGCCTTCACGCCCACGAACCGTTTCGACCTCTCGCGGTGCAAGCCCGATTTCGTCGCGCTCTCGTTCTACAAGATGTTCGGCTATCCCACGGGCGCGGGCTGCCTGCTCCTGCGCCGGACCGCGTTCGAGAAGCTGCGCCGCCCCTGGTTTGCGGGAGGCGCCGTGCGCATCGCCAGCGTCCTCGCCGAGGCGGTGCTCCGCCCTCACGACGAGGCGGCCTTCGAGGACGGCACCGTGGACTACCTGAACCTCCCGGCGGTCCAGATCGGGCTGGAGCACCTGGAGCAGGTGGGCATCGACCGGGTCCACGAGCGCGTCCGATGTCTCACGGGCTTCCTCCTCGAAGGGGTGGAAGCCCTGAAGCACTCGAACGGGCGCCCGGTCGTGCGCGTGCACGGCCCGACGACGCTCGACGACCGCGGGGCGACGGTGGCGTTTAACGTGATCGACCGGAACGGCGTCCCCCTCGACATCGCCGACGTCGAGGAGCGCGCGGGCCGCGCCGGCATCTCGCTTCGCTCCGGCTGCTTCTGC is part of the Candidatus Binatia bacterium genome and harbors:
- a CDS encoding aminotransferase class V-fold PLP-dependent enzyme, with the translated sequence MSHATEGSASELAFASFLKRYPSYAGTAALDGLRAREYDRLDRSRHIYLDYTGGSQYAASQLRAHFDLLKSSVFGNPHSTSSASLAATDWLAKAREQVLRFFHASPDEYFVVFTSNASGALKLVGESYPFEAGSRFLLTIDNHNSVNGIREFARARGAEVEYGPIRMPELRVDRAALSQQLGNARRDRPNLFAFPAQSNFSGVQHPLELIDEAHDAGWDVLLDAAAFTPTNRFDLSRCKPDFVALSFYKMFGYPTGAGCLLLRRTAFEKLRRPWFAGGAVRIASVLAEAVLRPHDEAAFEDGTVDYLNLPAVQIGLEHLEQVGIDRVHERVRCLTGFLLEGVEALKHSNGRPVVRVHGPTTLDDRGATVAFNVIDRNGVPLDIADVEERAGRAGISLRSGCFCNPGVGEVIYGLTAEQIEDLFREEGLTFDGMRARVREKWGQEVGATRASLGVATNFADVFRFLQFLQEFRDHDSAPGGRNS